Proteins from a genomic interval of Pseudomonas versuta:
- the algG gene encoding mannuronan 5-epimerase AlgG yields the protein MNHPANKGAVSLLAGALLLASSMAFASVEPPRPGLAKELQQAKTYTVRTAPSAPLEIAKPALPDISGYTAEAAAAKIVRSTAGKVSVRRMMQENALKDFIGGDNKMAEWVVRQGGIPQAIFIDDGYVNLKDLARRLPKQYFSETAPGVYLARLPIVVGHKGILDIDSSTKELRLSEEAGAFMVNDGQLFVRDTKVTGWREKDNGPATFRDAKAFRPFLLAWGGTETYIVNSTMASFGYANSKSYGVSISQYTPNMAKVVKRDEPTGWIVGSEFSDMWYGFYCYETRDFVVKGNTYRDNIVYGIDPHDRSHGLIIADNDVFGTQRKHGIIISREVNDSFIFNNRSHDNKLSGLVIDRNSSNNLIADNQIFQNHTDGITLYESGDNLLWGNKVINNRRHGIRVRNSVNIRLYENIALANGLTGVYGHIKDLTETDRDIDLDPFDTQVSLILVGGELAGNGSGPLSIDSPLSIELYRVSMLAPSKSSGISFNGILGERQGEILDLLVRQQKAVLIDPVERQTEMRD from the coding sequence ATGAACCATCCTGCCAATAAAGGCGCGGTCAGCCTGCTGGCCGGCGCCCTGCTGCTGGCAAGTTCAATGGCCTTTGCCAGTGTCGAGCCACCGCGCCCGGGCCTGGCCAAAGAGCTGCAACAGGCCAAGACCTATACCGTGCGTACCGCCCCCAGCGCGCCGCTGGAAATAGCCAAACCGGCACTGCCCGACATCAGCGGCTACACCGCCGAGGCGGCAGCGGCCAAGATCGTGCGCAGTACCGCCGGCAAGGTCAGCGTGCGCCGCATGATGCAGGAAAACGCCCTCAAGGACTTTATCGGCGGCGACAACAAAATGGCCGAATGGGTAGTGCGCCAGGGCGGCATCCCCCAGGCAATTTTTATCGACGACGGCTATGTAAACCTCAAGGATCTGGCCCGCCGCCTGCCGAAACAATACTTCAGCGAAACCGCACCGGGGGTATACCTGGCACGCTTGCCGATCGTGGTCGGGCACAAGGGCATTCTGGACATCGACAGCAGCACCAAAGAGCTGCGCCTGTCTGAAGAAGCCGGTGCATTCATGGTCAACGACGGCCAGCTGTTCGTGCGCGACACCAAGGTCACCGGCTGGCGCGAAAAGGACAACGGCCCGGCGACCTTCCGTGATGCCAAGGCGTTTCGCCCGTTCCTGCTGGCCTGGGGTGGCACCGAGACGTACATCGTCAACAGCACAATGGCCAGCTTCGGCTACGCCAACAGCAAGTCGTACGGGGTGAGTATTTCCCAGTACACGCCCAACATGGCCAAGGTGGTCAAACGCGATGAGCCGACTGGCTGGATCGTGGGCTCCGAATTCTCGGACATGTGGTACGGCTTCTACTGCTATGAAACCCGCGACTTTGTGGTCAAGGGCAACACCTACCGCGACAACATCGTCTACGGCATCGACCCCCATGACCGTTCCCACGGGCTGATCATCGCCGACAACGATGTGTTCGGCACCCAACGCAAGCACGGGATCATTATTTCCCGCGAGGTGAACGACAGCTTCATCTTCAACAACCGCAGCCATGACAACAAATTGTCGGGCCTGGTGATCGACCGCAACAGTTCCAACAACCTGATTGCCGACAACCAGATTTTCCAGAACCACACCGACGGCATCACTCTCTACGAGAGCGGTGACAACCTGCTGTGGGGCAACAAGGTGATCAACAACCGCCGCCACGGAATCCGGGTGCGCAACAGCGTGAATATCCGGCTGTACGAAAACATCGCCCTGGCCAACGGCCTGACCGGCGTCTACGGCCACATCAAGGATTTGACCGAGACCGACCGCGACATCGACCTCGACCCGTTCGACACCCAGGTGTCACTGATTCTGGTAGGTGGCGAACTGGCCGGTAACGGCAGCGGCCCGCTGAGCATCGACTCGCCCCTGAGCATCGAGCTGTATCGGGTATCGATGCTGGCCCCGAGCAAATCCAGCGGCATCAGCTTCAACGGCATTCTGGGTGAGCGCCAGGGCGAGATTCTCGACCTGCTGGTGCGCCAGCAAAAAGCCGTGCTGATCGACCCCGTTGAACGCCAGACCGAAATGCGCGACTGA
- a CDS encoding alginate O-acetyltransferase: protein MPPHMIKFLSLSGLTAAILAAGCGVQADEIQAPAFSAEPCCNLCPQAHDAKNYTTRYQQNFTTLVQAEGDWLFRTQEDLRTEFDTTPAGYKRMQQLHDAFKSKGVELVVVYQPTRGLVNRNKLMPAEREKYDYDKALKNYQAMLGRFAKMGYYVPDLSPLTNEKQAHDFYFRGDQHWTPYGAERTARIVADTVKKIPGFADIPQREFETKISGRMGKTGTLHNMAGQLCGTSYAVQYMDQFSTEPKGEAADGDLFGDSGNPQITLVGTSHSGKNYNFSGFLEQYIGADVLNVAFPGGGLEGSMLQYLGSEEFQKTPPKVLIWEFSPLYRLDQEITYRQMLSLLDNGCEGKPALMSNSTTLKPGANQMLVNSRNLDLRNANHQIDIRFADPSVKTLQATLWYMNGRHENLKIDKPTTSDTDGRFAFELRTDEDWASQNLLAIEIEGPQAGAEPQKVEARLCKRNVFPSPAQSHAQAGR, encoded by the coding sequence ATGCCCCCCCATATGATCAAATTTCTAAGCTTGTCGGGCCTGACCGCCGCCATCCTCGCCGCCGGTTGCGGCGTGCAGGCAGACGAGATTCAAGCCCCGGCATTCAGCGCAGAACCTTGCTGCAACCTGTGCCCCCAAGCCCACGACGCGAAAAACTACACCACACGCTACCAGCAAAACTTCACCACCCTGGTGCAGGCTGAAGGCGACTGGCTGTTCCGCACCCAGGAAGACCTGCGCACCGAATTCGACACCACGCCGGCCGGCTACAAACGCATGCAGCAATTGCACGATGCGTTCAAAAGCAAAGGGGTGGAGCTGGTGGTGGTGTATCAACCGACCCGCGGGCTGGTCAACCGCAACAAACTGATGCCCGCCGAGCGCGAAAAATACGACTACGACAAGGCCCTGAAAAACTATCAGGCCATGCTCGGGCGCTTCGCCAAAATGGGCTACTACGTGCCCGACCTGTCACCTTTGACCAACGAAAAACAGGCCCACGATTTCTACTTCCGCGGCGACCAGCACTGGACACCTTACGGGGCTGAACGCACCGCCAGAATCGTCGCCGACACCGTGAAAAAAATCCCCGGTTTCGCCGATATTCCCCAGCGTGAATTCGAGACCAAAATCTCCGGGCGCATGGGCAAGACCGGCACCCTGCACAACATGGCCGGCCAGCTATGCGGCACCAGCTATGCCGTGCAGTACATGGATCAGTTTAGCACCGAGCCCAAGGGCGAAGCCGCTGACGGCGACCTGTTCGGCGATTCGGGCAACCCGCAGATCACCCTGGTGGGTACCAGCCACAGCGGCAAAAACTACAACTTCTCGGGTTTTCTGGAGCAGTACATCGGTGCCGACGTGCTCAACGTTGCCTTCCCCGGTGGCGGCCTGGAAGGCTCGATGCTGCAGTACCTGGGCAGCGAAGAATTCCAGAAAACCCCGCCAAAGGTGCTGATCTGGGAATTCTCACCGCTGTATCGCCTCGATCAGGAAATCACCTACCGGCAAATGCTGTCCTTGCTCGACAACGGTTGCGAAGGCAAGCCCGCGCTGATGAGCAACAGCACCACGCTCAAGCCCGGCGCGAACCAGATGCTGGTCAATAGCCGCAACCTGGACCTGCGCAACGCCAATCACCAAATTGATATCCGCTTCGCCGACCCCTCGGTGAAAACCTTGCAAGCCACCCTCTGGTACATGAACGGGCGCCACGAGAATCTGAAAATCGACAAGCCGACCACTTCTGACACCGATGGGCGTTTCGCCTTCGAACTGCGCACTGACGAAGACTGGGCCAGCCAGAATTTGCTGGCCATTGAAATCGAGGGTCCGCAAGCCGGGGCCGAGCCGCAGAAGGTCGAGGCCCGACTCTGCAAACGCAACGTATTCCCCTCCCCTGCGCAATCCCACGCGCAGGCCGGACGATGA
- a CDS encoding mannuronate-specific alginate lyase, whose translation MPTAPITLRSLLTPALLGLAMFASTANAAETLRPPQGYYAAVEAFKTGDFKNDCETMPQPYTGKLEFRSKYEGSDKARSTLNVDSEKAFREATSGITTLERSTSKKVMQFMRDGRPQQLECTLNWLTAWAEADALMSKDFNHTGKSMRKWALGSMASSYIRLKFSSSQPLAQHPQQAQVIEAWFSKMADQVVSDWDNLALEKTNNHSYWSAWSVMATAIATNRRDLFDWSVKEFKVGANQVDAQGFLPNELKRQQRALAYHNYALAPLSMIASFALVNGVDLRNENNGALKRLGERVLSGVKDPDEFEQKNGKKQDMTDLKVDAKFAWLEPFCTLYTCTPDVIEMKRGMQPFKTFRLGGDLTRVYDPAHEKGK comes from the coding sequence ATGCCAACTGCACCGATCACACTACGTTCATTACTGACCCCGGCCTTGCTCGGGCTGGCGATGTTTGCCAGCACCGCCAACGCCGCCGAGACACTGCGCCCGCCCCAGGGTTATTACGCTGCGGTCGAAGCCTTTAAAACCGGCGATTTCAAAAACGACTGCGAGACCATGCCGCAGCCGTACACCGGCAAGCTGGAATTTCGCAGCAAGTATGAAGGCTCGGACAAGGCCCGCTCGACACTCAATGTCGACTCGGAAAAAGCCTTCCGCGAGGCCACTTCCGGCATCACCACCCTGGAACGCAGCACCAGTAAAAAGGTGATGCAATTCATGCGTGACGGTCGCCCGCAACAGCTCGAATGCACGCTGAACTGGCTTACGGCCTGGGCCGAGGCCGATGCACTGATGAGCAAAGACTTCAATCACACCGGCAAGTCGATGCGCAAATGGGCGCTGGGCAGCATGGCCTCGTCTTACATCCGCCTGAAATTCTCCAGCTCGCAGCCGCTGGCCCAACATCCGCAGCAAGCGCAGGTGATCGAAGCCTGGTTCAGCAAAATGGCGGATCAGGTGGTCAGCGACTGGGACAACCTGGCGCTGGAAAAAACCAATAACCACTCGTACTGGTCGGCATGGTCAGTGATGGCAACCGCCATCGCCACCAACCGTCGCGACCTGTTCGACTGGTCGGTGAAAGAGTTCAAGGTCGGCGCCAATCAAGTCGATGCCCAAGGCTTTTTGCCCAACGAACTCAAGCGCCAGCAACGTGCCCTGGCCTATCACAACTACGCCCTGGCGCCCCTGTCGATGATCGCCAGTTTTGCCCTGGTCAATGGCGTGGATCTGCGCAACGAAAACAACGGGGCCCTGAAACGCTTGGGCGAACGCGTGCTCAGCGGGGTCAAGGACCCGGATGAGTTCGAACAAAAGAACGGTAAAAAGCAGGACATGACCGACTTGAAAGTCGACGCCAAATTCGCCTGGCTCGAACCCTTCTGCACCCTCTACACCTGCACCCCGGACGTCATTGAAATGAAACGCGGCATGCAGCCGTTCAAGACCTTTCGACTGGGTGGCGATTTGACCCGGGTCTACGACCCGGCCCACGAAAAAGGCAAATAA
- a CDS encoding MBOAT family O-acyltransferase, which yields MVFSSNVFLFMFLPVFLALYYLSGQRYRNLLLLLASYAFYAWWRVDFLALFIAVTLWNYWIGLKVGAAGVRTKPAQRWLLLGVVVDLAILGYFKYANFGVDSINAMMSSVGLDPFILTNVLLPIGISFYIFESISYIIDVYRGDTPATRNLIDFAAFVAIFPHLIAGPVLRFRDLADQFNNRTHTLDKFSEGATRFMQGFIKKVFIADTLAVVADHCFALQAPTTGDAWLGALAYTAQLYFDFSGYSDMAIGLGLMMGFRFMENFKQPYISQSITEFWRRWHISLSTWLRDYLYITLGGNRKGTLTTYRNLFLTMLLGGLWHGANITYILWGAWHGLWLALEKALGLNTNPRALNPIRWVLTFFIVVLGWVIFRSENLHVAARMYGAMFSFGQWSLSDLNSANLTGLQVATLIVAYLTLAFFGLRDLYNTPKTAGKTDADGPATAQPGLIKAVPGDVPGSLHLPGYTVGTEATVQPAYWVADWPRYAMRTLIVLLFIASILKLSAQSFSPFLYFQF from the coding sequence ATGGTTTTTTCATCCAATGTGTTCCTGTTTATGTTCTTGCCAGTATTTCTGGCGCTGTATTACTTGAGCGGGCAACGCTATCGCAACCTGCTGCTACTGCTCGCCAGCTATGCGTTCTACGCCTGGTGGCGGGTGGATTTCCTGGCACTGTTTATCGCCGTCACCCTCTGGAACTACTGGATCGGCCTCAAGGTCGGTGCCGCCGGGGTGCGCACCAAACCCGCCCAACGCTGGCTGTTGCTCGGGGTAGTGGTCGACCTGGCGATTCTGGGCTACTTCAAGTACGCCAACTTTGGCGTCGACAGCATCAACGCCATGATGAGTTCGGTGGGTCTGGACCCGTTCATCCTGACCAATGTACTGCTGCCCATCGGGATCTCGTTCTACATCTTCGAGTCCATCAGCTACATCATCGACGTGTACCGCGGCGATACCCCGGCGACCCGCAACCTGATCGACTTTGCCGCCTTTGTGGCGATCTTCCCGCACCTGATTGCCGGGCCCGTGTTGCGCTTTCGCGACCTGGCCGACCAGTTCAATAACCGCACCCACACCCTGGACAAGTTCAGCGAAGGTGCCACGCGGTTCATGCAAGGGTTTATCAAAAAGGTATTCATTGCCGACACCCTGGCAGTGGTTGCCGATCACTGTTTTGCCCTGCAGGCCCCGACCACCGGCGATGCCTGGCTCGGAGCGCTGGCGTACACCGCGCAACTGTATTTCGACTTCTCCGGTTACAGCGACATGGCCATCGGTCTGGGCTTGATGATGGGTTTCCGCTTTATGGAAAACTTCAAACAGCCGTACATCAGCCAGTCGATCACCGAGTTCTGGCGCCGCTGGCACATCAGCCTTTCCACATGGCTGCGTGACTACCTGTACATCACCCTGGGCGGCAATCGCAAAGGCACGCTGACCACCTACCGCAACCTGTTCCTGACCATGCTGCTGGGCGGTTTGTGGCATGGCGCCAACATCACCTACATCCTGTGGGGAGCCTGGCACGGCCTGTGGCTGGCGCTGGAAAAAGCCCTGGGCCTGAACACCAATCCCCGGGCCCTGAACCCGATCCGCTGGGTACTGACCTTCTTCATCGTGGTGCTGGGCTGGGTGATTTTCCGCTCCGAAAACCTGCACGTCGCCGCTCGCATGTATGGCGCCATGTTCAGCTTTGGCCAGTGGTCACTGTCGGATCTCAACAGCGCCAACCTTACCGGCCTGCAGGTCGCCACCCTGATCGTTGCCTACCTGACCCTGGCCTTTTTCGGCCTGCGCGACCTGTACAACACGCCCAAAACAGCCGGTAAAACAGACGCCGACGGCCCTGCCACCGCACAACCGGGCCTGATCAAGGCAGTACCCGGCGATGTGCCGGGCAGCCTGCACCTGCCCGGTTACACCGTCGGCACCGAGGCCACCGTGCAACCGGCGTACTGGGTTGCTGACTGGCCGCGTTACGCCATGCGCACTCTGATCGTGCTGCTGTTTATCGCCTCGATTCTCAAACTTTCGGCGCAGAGCTTTTCGCCGTTCCTCTACTTCCAGTTCTAA
- a CDS encoding alginate O-acetyltransferase — MNRTLRILYVTFFCALLVGLGLLATRSFIGFNTTGKDTVLNGRWSKAVETRYDDEFPIKRLGTNLWAALDFTLFNEGRPGVVLGRDQWLYSDEEFKPWPDAEQHVADNYALVEGVRRTLKERGIKLVMAVVPTKVRLYPEHMGEQRPAAIYADLYRDFHARLAASKVLAPDLMGPLQQAKQAGAQVFLRTDTHWTPDGALIAAQQLGASIAEQFPLSGNPQQFVTEAQKVEQHNGDLERFLPLDPLFSNLLPPSEPLEKRSTRPAESAADSEDSLFADSEVPVTLVGTSYSANPNWNFVGALKQALRSDVINDSTDGHGPILPMLAYLKSDAFKNTPPQVLIWEFPERYLPVDNEIGDADPQWVADLKQAAGQPPQVAQNTAESETPVRAQN, encoded by the coding sequence ATGAACCGAACATTACGCATCCTCTACGTCACGTTCTTCTGTGCCCTGCTGGTGGGCCTGGGGCTGCTGGCCACGCGCAGCTTCATCGGCTTCAACACCACCGGCAAAGACACCGTGCTAAACGGCCGCTGGAGCAAAGCTGTCGAAACCCGTTACGACGATGAGTTCCCGATCAAGCGACTGGGCACCAACCTCTGGGCAGCGCTGGATTTCACCCTGTTCAACGAAGGTCGTCCCGGCGTGGTGCTGGGCCGCGATCAATGGCTGTACAGCGACGAAGAGTTCAAGCCGTGGCCCGATGCCGAGCAGCACGTGGCCGACAACTATGCGCTGGTCGAAGGCGTACGCCGCACCCTCAAGGAACGCGGGATCAAACTGGTGATGGCGGTGGTGCCGACCAAGGTGCGCCTGTATCCCGAGCATATGGGTGAGCAGCGCCCGGCCGCCATTTATGCCGATCTGTACCGCGACTTCCATGCCCGCCTGGCCGCCAGCAAGGTGCTGGCCCCAGACCTGATGGGCCCGCTGCAACAGGCCAAGCAGGCCGGTGCGCAGGTGTTCTTGCGTACCGACACACACTGGACGCCGGACGGCGCTCTGATTGCCGCCCAACAGTTGGGGGCTTCGATTGCCGAGCAATTCCCGCTCAGCGGCAACCCGCAACAGTTTGTGACCGAGGCGCAAAAGGTCGAGCAACACAACGGCGACCTGGAGCGCTTCCTGCCACTGGACCCGTTGTTCAGCAACCTGCTGCCGCCGTCCGAACCGCTGGAAAAACGCAGCACCCGCCCCGCTGAATCGGCTGCTGACAGCGAAGACTCATTGTTCGCCGACAGCGAAGTGCCGGTGACGCTGGTGGGTACCAGCTACAGCGCCAACCCCAACTGGAATTTTGTCGGTGCCCTGAAGCAGGCACTGCGCAGCGATGTCATCAATGACTCCACCGACGGCCACGGACCGATCCTGCCGATGCTCGCCTACCTCAAAAGCGATGCGTTCAAGAACACCCCGCCACAGGTGCTGATCTGGGAATTCCCCGAGCGTTACCTGCCGGTGGACAACGAGATTGGCGACGCCGACCCGCAGTGGGTCGCGGACTTGAAACAGGCCGCCGGCCAGCCGCCGCAAGTCGCACAGAACACCGCTGAATCCGAGACGCCCGTCCGGGCGCAAAACTGA
- a CDS encoding alginate O-acetyltransferase AlgF, which translates to MPFTPAPRRLAKSLALVAGMSLLSMQAWAGGDAALYGPVAPKGSSFVRIFNASPQQVSATVGSTALDDVPPQGSSDFSFMPQGDYSAKVGSQNLSVKLAADHYYTLVNSASGQPQLIEEPPFKNKQKSLVRVQNLTDKTLTLKTADGKTDVVKAVSAKGRGEREINPVKVSFALFDGDRKISDLKPVALERGEAAVLYVTGSGASVSPTWVKRPVSTR; encoded by the coding sequence ATGCCGTTTACACCTGCTCCACGCCGTCTCGCCAAATCCCTCGCGCTGGTTGCGGGCATGAGCCTGCTCTCAATGCAAGCCTGGGCCGGCGGCGATGCCGCCCTCTATGGGCCGGTTGCGCCGAAGGGGTCGAGCTTTGTGCGTATTTTTAACGCCAGCCCTCAGCAAGTCAGTGCCACCGTGGGCAGCACCGCCCTCGACGACGTTCCCCCTCAGGGCAGCAGCGATTTCAGCTTTATGCCCCAGGGTGATTACAGCGCCAAAGTCGGCAGTCAGAACCTGTCGGTGAAACTGGCCGCCGATCACTATTACACCCTGGTCAACAGCGCCAGCGGCCAGCCGCAATTGATTGAAGAGCCACCGTTCAAAAACAAGCAGAAGTCCCTGGTCCGGGTGCAGAACCTCACCGATAAAACCCTGACCCTGAAAACCGCAGACGGCAAGACCGACGTGGTCAAGGCCGTGTCTGCCAAAGGCCGTGGCGAGCGCGAGATCAACCCGGTCAAGGTCAGCTTTGCGCTGTTCGATGGCGACAGGAAAATCAGTGATCTCAAGCCTGTCGCCCTGGAGCGCGGTGAAGCCGCCGTGCTGTACGTCACCGGCAGCGGTGCCAGCGTCTCGCCGACCTGGGTAAAACGCCCTGTTTCGACCCGATAA
- a CDS encoding mannose-1-phosphate guanylyltransferase/mannose-6-phosphate isomerase, giving the protein MIPVILSGGSGSRLWPLSRKQFPKQFLALTGEQTLFQQTLERLVFEGMQPPIVVCNKDHRFIVNEQLANRKLETQRILMEPFGRNTAPAVALTAMMLISEGRDELMLVLPADHVLEDRKALQRALALATVAAERGEMVLFGVPALKPETGYGYIKSAADGLLPEGVSRVASFVEKPDAKRAAEFVKSGGYFWNSGMFMFRASRFLEELKQHEPDIYDTCVLTLERSQQDVDTIDIDEATFACCPDNSIDYAVMEKTQRACVVPLTAGWSDVGCWSSLWDVNEKDVNGNVCKGDVVIQDSTNCMIHGNGKLVSVIGLDNIVVVETKDAMMIAHKDKVQGVKQMVNTLNGQGRSETQNHCEVYRPWGSYDSVDMGGRFQVKHISVKPGACLSLQMHHHRAEHWIVVSGTAEVTCDENVFLLTENQSTYIPIASVHRLRNPGKIALEIIEVQSGSYLGEDDIERFEDVYGRSTPVGRSVSIKTIAQ; this is encoded by the coding sequence ATGATTCCGGTAATTCTTTCAGGTGGTAGCGGTTCGCGTCTGTGGCCTTTGTCGCGCAAGCAGTTTCCCAAGCAGTTTCTGGCCCTGACCGGCGAGCAGACGCTGTTCCAGCAAACCCTCGAACGGCTGGTATTCGAAGGCATGCAGCCACCGATCGTGGTGTGCAATAAAGACCACCGTTTTATCGTCAATGAGCAACTGGCCAACCGCAAGCTCGAGACCCAGCGCATCCTCATGGAACCCTTCGGCCGCAACACTGCGCCCGCCGTGGCACTGACGGCGATGATGCTGATCAGCGAAGGTCGCGACGAGTTGATGCTGGTATTGCCCGCCGACCACGTACTGGAAGACCGCAAAGCCCTGCAACGGGCGCTGGCCCTGGCCACCGTGGCCGCCGAGCGGGGCGAAATGGTGTTGTTCGGCGTGCCGGCCCTCAAGCCTGAAACCGGCTATGGCTATATCAAGTCCGCAGCCGACGGCTTACTGCCCGAAGGCGTGAGCCGGGTCGCATCCTTCGTCGAAAAACCGGATGCCAAGCGTGCCGCCGAGTTCGTCAAAAGCGGCGGCTATTTCTGGAACAGCGGCATGTTCATGTTCCGCGCCAGCCGCTTCCTCGAAGAACTCAAGCAACACGAGCCGGATATCTATGACACCTGCGTGCTGACCCTGGAGCGCAGCCAGCAAGACGTCGACACCATCGACATCGACGAAGCCACCTTCGCCTGCTGCCCGGACAATTCCATCGACTATGCGGTGATGGAAAAAACCCAGCGCGCCTGCGTCGTCCCTTTGACGGCGGGCTGGAGTGATGTGGGCTGCTGGTCGTCGTTGTGGGACGTCAATGAAAAAGACGTCAACGGCAACGTCTGCAAGGGCGATGTGGTGATTCAGGACAGTACCAACTGCATGATCCACGGCAACGGCAAACTGGTGTCGGTGATCGGTCTGGACAACATTGTGGTGGTCGAAACCAAAGACGCGATGATGATCGCCCACAAGGACAAGGTTCAGGGGGTCAAACAGATGGTCAACACCCTGAACGGGCAAGGCCGCAGCGAAACCCAGAACCACTGCGAAGTCTATCGTCCGTGGGGCTCCTATGACTCGGTGGACATGGGCGGACGGTTCCAGGTCAAACATATTTCGGTCAAGCCCGGCGCGTGCCTGTCGCTGCAAATGCACCACCACCGCGCCGAACACTGGATCGTGGTATCGGGCACAGCAGAAGTGACCTGCGACGAGAACGTATTCCTGCTCACCGAGAACCAGTCGACCTACATCCCGATTGCCTCGGTACACCGTCTGCGCAACCCGGGGAAAATCGCCCTGGAAATCATCGAAGTGCAGTCCGGCAGCTATCTGGGCGAAGACGACATCGAGCGCTTTGAAGATGTGTACGGACGCTCGACCCCGGTGGGACGTAGCGTGTCGATCAAGACCATAGCCCAGTAA
- a CDS encoding SDR family oxidoreductase, translated as MPRVLITGCSSGIGRALADVFHKAGHEVWACARKPHDVARLATAGFHAVQLDVNDPVALAQLAERLAQDGLDVLINNAGYGAMGPVLDGGVEGMQRQFETNVFSVVGVTRALFAALRRNNGLVMNIGSVSGVLVTPFAGAYCASKAAVHALSDALRMELAPFGIRVLEVQPGAIDTAFASNASAQVEELIARDSPWWPMREGIRARARASQDNPTPVAALADAVFKATQKSRPPSILRFGNGSRALPLLAALLPGCLLQKILMKRFGLNTGN; from the coding sequence ATGCCCCGTGTCTTGATCACCGGTTGTTCCAGCGGCATTGGCCGCGCCCTGGCCGATGTCTTCCACAAGGCCGGCCATGAAGTCTGGGCCTGTGCCCGCAAACCGCACGACGTGGCCCGACTGGCGACGGCAGGGTTTCACGCGGTGCAACTGGATGTGAATGATCCGGTAGCGCTGGCGCAACTGGCCGAACGCCTGGCGCAGGACGGGCTGGATGTGCTGATCAACAATGCCGGCTATGGCGCCATGGGCCCGGTGCTCGACGGTGGCGTCGAGGGCATGCAGCGCCAGTTTGAAACCAATGTGTTTTCCGTGGTCGGGGTGACCCGCGCCCTGTTTGCAGCACTGCGCCGCAACAACGGGCTGGTGATGAATATCGGCAGTGTCTCCGGGGTACTGGTCACGCCGTTTGCCGGGGCCTACTGCGCCTCAAAAGCCGCCGTGCATGCCCTGAGCGATGCCCTGCGCATGGAGCTGGCGCCCTTTGGCATTCGCGTACTGGAAGTGCAGCCCGGCGCCATCGATACCGCGTTCGCCAGCAATGCCAGCGCTCAGGTTGAAGAACTGATTGCCCGGGACTCACCCTGGTGGCCGATGCGTGAAGGCATTCGCGCTCGCGCCAGGGCTTCACAAGACAACCCTACGCCGGTGGCTGCGCTTGCTGACGCCGTGTTCAAAGCCACGCAAAAATCCAGGCCGCCGTCGATATTGCGCTTCGGCAATGGCAGCCGTGCCCTGCCGCTGCTGGCCGCGTTGCTGCCGGGCTGCCTGCTGCAAAAAATCCTCATGAAGCGCTTCGGGTTGAATACCGGGAACTGA
- a CDS encoding LysR family transcriptional regulator: protein MVSLDRFDTFKAVVEAGSLTAAADLLGQTRAVVSFNIKRLEAELGVTLLTRNTRRLALTEAGERFYLHCLSMLEAAQLAIDEARSEHTELKGTLRITTTVEYALAKVVPALELFRDLHRDLKVHLSTSSTHADLISERFDVALRLGRVVDSSHRAVQLSTFDILPVATPAFVASVAPIDSVHALEQTPWLEHGRVGELSITHVGRATTQPYQPNPARARIKADNSSVLRAFALTGQGVAILPDWLIEDDLRTGRLIHLLPEWQLTRQGVYALYPDTRHLPLKVRVFIDFMKHQS, encoded by the coding sequence ATGGTCAGTCTCGATCGATTCGACACCTTCAAAGCTGTAGTCGAAGCCGGTTCCCTGACGGCCGCCGCCGATTTGCTGGGCCAGACCCGGGCGGTGGTGAGCTTTAACATCAAGCGGCTCGAGGCCGAGCTGGGGGTGACTCTGTTGACGCGCAACACCCGGCGGCTGGCGCTGACCGAGGCCGGGGAGCGCTTTTATCTGCACTGCCTGAGCATGCTGGAAGCGGCGCAACTGGCGATAGACGAAGCCCGCAGTGAGCACACCGAACTCAAGGGCACATTACGCATTACCACCACTGTGGAATATGCACTGGCCAAGGTGGTGCCGGCGCTGGAGCTGTTTCGCGACCTGCACCGCGATCTCAAGGTGCACCTGTCCACGTCATCGACCCACGCGGACTTGATCTCCGAGCGTTTTGACGTGGCCCTGCGGCTCGGCCGGGTGGTCGACTCCAGCCATCGGGCCGTGCAATTGAGTACCTTCGATATTTTGCCCGTGGCCACACCGGCATTTGTCGCCAGCGTGGCGCCCATCGACTCGGTGCATGCCCTTGAGCAGACCCCGTGGCTGGAGCACGGGCGGGTCGGGGAGTTGAGTATTACCCATGTCGGGCGCGCAACGACTCAACCCTATCAACCCAACCCCGCCAGGGCGCGGATCAAGGCCGACAATTCCTCGGTATTACGGGCTTTTGCCCTGACCGGGCAGGGGGTGGCGATCCTGCCCGACTGGCTGATCGAGGATGACTTGCGCACCGGGCGCCTGATTCACCTGCTGCCTGAGTGGCAACTGACCCGCCAGGGGGTCTACGCCCTGTATCCCGATACCCGCCATTTGCCGCTCAAGGTGCGGGTGTTTATCGATTTCATGAAACACCAGAGCTAA